The DNA window GTTTTCATGCCCCATGTGACATtggtcctctcctccctcccttaccCATCCTTCCTCAGCACTGTCTTGTTCCCCTGTCTTGGCATCTTGATCTAGTTTCATGATCTATACCCACTCTCACACCACCTCATGTACTTACATACGATGGCTTCAGTTTACTAAAATGgtgctttattttgattttctgttgctgtgattaaacactctgaccaaagcagctaaggaagaaaagagtttatttcatcttacacttccaggtcacaatttatcattgaggaaagtcaggccagaaactcaagcagaaaacaggaaagaataTAGCTTGCTGGATTGCCTTCTGGCTCATGCTCAGTTAGCTGACTTGTATACATTAGGCCCACCCGCCTATGAATCATGCTGCACACAGTGGTCTGGACTCTCTACATCAATTATCAGTCAAGATAATCTCTTAAATACTTGGcctcaggccaatctgatcttgGAAATGAGGTTCCTTCTTTCCATTTGACTGTATGCTGTGCTGAGACAACAATAaaggcccccaggcagggggatcaggatcatTCCTGGTGCAGGAGCGGGCTTTTTAGAGCCTTGTGCCTAAGGTGTGGTGCCTTGgggtgcttggacctgcctcagctgaatgtaccaggctctgctgactccacatgggagaccttgacttggaggaggtgggaatggggggaggaccGGGGGTAAAGGCTGGGGGATAGGAAGAGggggggcatctgtggttggtatgtaaaatgaatagaaaatttcttaataaaaaaagaccataataaataggaaatattttaacTGCAAGTCAAGAAATCTAAGGACAGCTCATGACTATTGAGTCAATGTGTATCTTTAAGAAGGAATTTTAATTCTCAAAGTTTTAGATACAAACTACAGCCTTTTATATCTGGTGCTAATGAGAATAAAGTGAATCTTCAAATATAAAACTACTTTGAATGAAAGATAGAGACTTACAAATATCAATAAAATGGCATTACCTTGACCAGAGGAGGAAGATTGAAAACCCTGTTAAGAGTATCATTTATTAACTTTGATCATCATCTTCTCACTCTCAGATAAAAGCTTGTAATGATAAAAAGCAAAAAGTAACTGAACATCTCTGTATGCACCACACAAAAACCAAGGGAGTCAAACTagtcaaggagagaggagagaaagagaagcagagacgAATGAACCCCACTCGAGGCCAGTGGATCCAGTCTCACTGAGACTTCCCCTTTCCTTGTCCTTCAGTACTCAGATAATGTGTTCTCCACACTCATGCTGGTCTCCTGTGTGAAATTTCTTATATAGTAATGTGACATTGTCTACTTGTATATTACCTTTTCCATCACCTTAATAAAACATCTAGAGTAAAGGACTTTAAAGATAAAAGTTCAtggatgatttttgtttgtttggctcagTCTGTATGTTCAAATTCAACTTGGGACAGACCCAGGACTTTGGAGATACTGGGCAGCAATGGTACAGAGTGCCTAACGGAACAAAACTTATTCTAGCAAAGTCTCTAGGCACAAAAGTACAGTGGGTGGGAATCCAGAGGCAAAAACCAGACTACCTGTGCTCAAACTGCAATTTTATCACTTACTAGCTAAGTAATCTTACAAAAGCTACTTAGCATCTCTATGCTCAGATTTCTTTGGCCAAATGGTGATAATTATAGTATTTACTTCCTGGAAGAACTCTGAGACCTAAAAAGCACTCAGCTCAACACCTGTCAAGGGTCTAAAGGTTCTATATCATGCCTCTCCCCGCCAAAGACTCTGCACTTCGAAACCTTGAATCCCATCAAGTCTTCCAATGAGAAAGTGTGCATCCATATCAAGCAAGCTCACCAAAGTGTTTGTATTCCTCTTATcatgtttttttgtctttattataagCCAGAAAGACAGCACAGCATGTTGGTTAAGAGTCTGGACACTGAAGATATTACTTGAATTAAAGTACTTGCTCCATCCTGTGTGACTTTAAGTCAATAACTTAATCTCTCATGCTTTGATTCCCTGCCTATAAAATGGAGGTGGCAATGAGAATAATCATGCTTCAAAGAATGTGACAATGACATGAAGTGTCCTATATCAAAGCACATAGCATCCaagcaagatggctccatgggtaaaggtaCCTTCAGCCAAGCCTGAACATGAGTCTGATCCCcaagatccacatggtagaaagaaaaaaacaacacttaAAAGTTGTGTTCAGACATCCaaatgtacagagagagagagagagagagagagagagagagagagagagagagagagagagagagagaaagggagggagggagagaggaagagaaaggagagagagagagagagagagagagagagagagagagagagagagagagagagagagaatgtagtaataaattttaaagtgtAGTATAGCATATTGCAATTGCTAACTACTCACAGATCCATCCAACATAGTGCATTTATCATGTGCCAGCCCAGTGTAAACTGTTAAACATTGATCACTATTAATATGATAAGCTAAGGATCTACAGATTAGAGCCTGTCAGCCATTGTTACCTCAATCTTGTTTGAAGAAATAGGCATTCAAGGAGCCCATCTCAGAAGATATTCCCTAGAAAAATCCAATTCAAAGAGAGCTCCAGCCTCAGGCTTCTCCCATTGATGGGTTCCAGAAATCCCATTATTGGGGGCAGGGCTAGCCCATAACCCTATTCTCTTCTTTCCATACAGGCTCTCTGCCTTTTTTAGTCACTGTTTTGAGTCAAGAGAAATAACAGAAGCAGAATGGCAAAGTGGCCAGATGATCCAGGCTCAAATTCTAGGCCTGCTGCTTCTGAGTGACAAGTTAATCTCTGTTTCCTCACCAGTAAAATGGACTAAGGCAGTTTctgcctttaagctgccttgAGTAGTAGATGAGTGAATGTGGTGTTATCTTAGAATGTGCCTGGCACAGACTAAGCACTGTAGATAAAATTGTTGCTGTATATAATTTTTTGGTGACAAGTAAATATTATATGTGTTTATGGTGTGCAGCATGGCAACTTAGCCATGTAGAATGGCTAAATCAAACTATTGCAATATGGATTACTGCACATACTTACCTTTTGGTAATGAGAGCACTTGAAATTTACTCTCAGCAGTTTTTGAGTGTACAGTCTACTGTTGTTAGCAATATTCACCATAATTTATTCTACCTAGTTGAAATGTTTTGTCCTTCAACAAATATCTCTCACCATTACACTAGTGTGGTTATTACTAACTTTACAATGAGTCAATAGCACAGAAATCTACCTGATTAGGCTTGAGTAGTCCCTCCACAGAGATGTGACTAGTGATTATGTTCTTACAATCAACTCATGGTCTTCTCTTGACAATCTTGGCAGGTCCTGGACCATCAGGACACAAGAAAATAAGCCTAGAGGAtcaagggggagagagaaggtaAAAAATGTCTACTTTGACACTACTAGCCGAAATGTCCCATCCCTACCTCACACTCTGGGCTACTATGGGAGTGAAAAATGACTGATTCTTTATGTCCAGGAGCCCGGTCCAGCATTTCTTTCCCATCTGGAAGCATATTCCATCTCTCTTCCCTGTTTTAAGGGATCCAGTGGGAACAGTATTTTCCTATTTCAAGAGAGTCCAGTTTCAGTTTGTGACTTCAGTCACAGATACTCTCAGAAATCAGTGTTAAGATGAGATCACTTCTACATATTGAGCACCAGAGGGCAGAGCACCACCgcagaaaaatcaaaacattcaAGATAGGGAAATATCTCTAGAAGCTAAATGCAGTCAAGTTCCCCCTCGAAGGGATTGGGGAGGGCAGATACAAGATCTTGTTTATACTCAGATATTGAAATTCTGCTGAAAGCTCTCACCTCAGATCATGCCCCCAAAATGTCTGAATGTGTTCAGAAATTTCTGTCCCTAGTGTTCAGACATTTCTGTTGTTTGGTGAGAAAATGGAGTGAGACAAGAGAGTATAGAAGAGGATGCAGAGGCACAATACTGGGCTGTCACCTGAACATCATCTCAGGCAAGGGAAGCACATTTGTACCTCTGGATGCTGAGTGTGTTCATGTGATACAAAGGGAAGGTGAAGCAAATCAAAGTGAAAGATTCATCCTCTCCTGCTGTCAGATGATCACATTCTAGACCCTCCATAAAGCTCAAGTTTAAGATGATCTTCAGAGTTAGTTATAGAGCATTTGAGCAGTCCTTTGAGGACTGGCATGAGGAGGTATAATTTCTGAAGTTGTTGTCTTCCTAATTTAACCTAACTTAATTTTGAAGATCTGTTGGTcatggaaacaaagagaagagaagagtttaGAGGAGAAGGTAATAGCAATAGAACTCATTGCACTCGGGGGTATGGTAGGGATTTAGTTGGCAGGATTACCTGCAGCTATGTTGAGAAAGACCAGAGTAGTCTCCAGGTGCTCCAGTTTTCTGGTTTCACTGTCACAACTCAGGTAAACATTATAGTTTATTATaatgtttataatatataatatataacatataacataattatatgttatatgtaattaacatatacataattataatatataacattataGTGGGATGCCTCTCCAGACAAGCTAAGGGAGGAGAGTCCTGGTAGAGACACAAAAGCCCTGCATTTAAGGTCCAGTTTGCCCTTGCTGTGCAGCTCTGTTCTGGAGAAGTTACTGAGCTGgtctgggtctcagtttcttACCTAGGAAAATGGCAATTACTCATAGAAGACAGTCACCTACTGAGCAGCAGAGCTGTTTTGTAATCCGGCAGCTGTTTAGGACATTTCTAATGATTCCTTCTCAAGCCTCAGGATGGCATGTGGATGAAGAATGATGACTTGGGGTTGACTTCTGAGATTGTCTTCCAAGGTCATGGCAAGTGTAGGATGCCAAATTAGTCTGATTCCGCTCTATTCtcagatacatgcacacatttcCCATTTCTGGAGTTTGATTGTTTCCTTGtggtacaggaaacacagcacatAGGAAgaattagacagacagacaactgaCAGCTTTGTGAGGGGCTGATCTCTGAGAACTGGGGAGGAACACTGTGTACTATCCCCATCTCCCAGCTCAGCAGTGCATTGATTCTTcatttggaagaaatcaatactGGCAAGCATGGAAGACAGATTTGCTCAGATCCATTTGTCATCTGAGATGCCTTCAGACACTTCATAGACCAGTGGCATTTCAGCCCCAGTCCTCCATCCCAGCCACTTAACCAAACAGAGAAATGCCACTAGAAAGGCCATTTGGGAACTGGAGCTGGGGAATGTCAAGGTTTCAGTCAGAAGGCTCTTTGGAGCCCTCCAGTCTAATTCCTTACTACAGAGTTGTGGAGTTTCTAGCCAAGAAGTGAGTGACATACTCGGGATTACACAGGTGGAAGGTGACAAGGCTAGAACTTGGATCTTGTTCTGTCAATGCCACCCCCACGCCGTGAGCCTGGGACTGCATCATGAAGCCAAGACTCAAAGCCAGGAGACATATTTACCATCTCCTATTCTCTAATGCCCAACATGCCTCCACCAGGATGCAATGCCTTCAAGAAAAGGGGTAGCAGTAGATTAAAACATAGGCTCATAGTCAGCTGGACCTGAAAATTTACCAGTTTctacaatagatagatagatagatagatagatagatagatagatagatagatagatagatagatagatagatgatagatagatgatagacagatagattgaTTGATGAGAGAGATAGGCATTTTTAGTTTATCTGTAGAAGTCTTATCATATGCTGAAAACTGtttattacatataaaataactaaAACTCAAAATTATGAAAACAGCCCTATGAATCTGATGCTCATCTTACCTATGGCTACTTTAGACTGGAGATTTAGAAGCTTGCAGCCACTGAATGCAAGTAATATAGCTCTGGGCTCCATACTTAGGCTTCTGTACAACCACATTGTACTCAAAActccttcagtttcctgccaCCCAATACAGAAAACATAAGCACCTGCTAGAAGGTGCCAGAACACCTAAATTGTTATTGCACATTGTGTGCTGGATGGTTGGTCAATATCTACCATTGTCTTGAGTCCAGAGAAAAGAATTCTTCAGCTCATCCCCCACTCCATgccctctgccaccaccaccccacacccagtctactcatgtagatctcatccacttctccttcacagggtcatttgtgtgtccctcctagggtctttccctgttaggtAGCCTctttggagttgtgggttgcagtctggccatcccttccctcacatttagtatccacttatgagtgaatacatactatgtttgtccttctgagtctgggttacctcactcaagatgatattttctagttccatccatttgcctgcagatttcatgatatcattgtttttttactgctgagtagtattccattgtgtatatgtgccatattttctttatccttttttcagttgaggggcatcttggttgtttccaggttcttgctattatgaataatgctgatatgaggCAGGGTCCTGGggagtctctcaggaatccacaaggttgaccccaccttgatctgctggtagtggtccagagggtgcctggaccagtctactctagtgaccagcctagcaaataacctagctgtcatcatagagcctttgtccagtgactgatggaggcagatacagagatccccagccaggcaccaggctgaggtccgggaatccagttgatgagagagaggagagatactgcaggcgagggacatcgagatcatgatgggaggatgtgcagagatgactggccacactagtgtgctgtgggatggtctgtatgtcaagtatgttgctgattggtcaataaataaatcactgattggccagtggccaggcaggaagtataggcgggactaacagagaggagaattgagagaacaggaagctgggtgagagagacactgccagccgccgtcaggacaaggaagatgtaaagtaccggtaagccacaagccacgtggcaaggtatagatttatagaaatgggttaatttaagctgtaagaacagttagcaagaagcctgccacggccatacagtttgtaaccaatataagtctctgtgtttacttggttgggtctgaggggctgtgggactggcaggtgagaaagatttgtcctgactgtgggccaggcaggaaaactctagctacactagtggaagcccatgaactgtggactggtggctgtggaaccccccatggaactggactaagacctctggatacagaagactgttatttggctcaaactgtttggggggcactcaggcagggggattgggatctgtccctggtctatgggcaggcttctgaaacccagtgcctatggtatgacaccttgcacaaccttggtgcagtgggaaggggcttggacctgcctaggctcagtgtgctgggctctgctgactccccatgggagaccttagtttgggggatatggggatgcggggtggcttgggaaagagggctgggaggtgggaggagggaggagggggatctatggatagtatgtggagtgagtagaaaatttcttaataaagaaaaatgaaagaaaaaaagttgatCAGCTGCAATTCATTGGGAAACAGTATGTATTACTATGTCACTCCATGAATGTGAATTGCTGCTCTTTATCACTAGAGTCCCTATGACTGAGACTAGCTTATTTTAAAGCTGAAGGACACTGTGTCATTTGGGCAGATCTAGGACAAGCTTGGCATATGAATGGCAGCTTTTTACCCAAAGAATCTCACAGTGATTTGGTCCCACAGTGAGAATGGCCCAGACTGGATATTCTCAAACAGTTCGCCGCCCAAAATGTTAATTATTCATAATACCCTTAAATACTCTTCTATGATGAAATGTTAAGTGACACATTAAATATTCATCACGATGCACCAAATGCATAGCCAAGGGTAGAGGGAACAGAGCAAATGTGATTTCTGATTATATATCTTTAATTCAAGACACTGCATACCCACAGGAGCCTAGGACTCCATCCTATTCTGAAAGAGAGCCACGAAAGCCAATTCACAGCAGCCCTTCACATACTGCCAAACCGTCTTTATAATCTTGGCAAACagtccttccttttttctcttttttttctcttttttttaacttttcaaaattAAGGTATAacttacacaaatatatatgtgcaCCCATATAATCAACATCTTCATCATGGTATAGAATGCTTCTAGCAGCCCAGAAGTTTTCCTTGTGCTTCTTCCAAGTCAATAtccaacccccccacacacacacaagcagtcgTTACTTTGGCAAGAAGTTGTCTTTAAATCTAACTTGTATTCTTCCTGCTGTCATTGCTTTGACttcttatcattttaaatttgaaGCAAGGCCAAGTAGTCATCACTGCCCATTGATTTCAAGTTGGCTGGAGTTTGGAAACATAGAAAACAGGAGGCTTCTGGGGTTGTTCAGGAAAAGATGGTAGGGCTTGAGTGTGGACCAGCTTAGAGGGAAGGCAGGACAGGGAGATCTGCAGGGTGTTCTGTAAGTAGAGGCTGCAGGACTCTAGGTGAAAATGAAGGGAAAGATGTGGCCAGGTACTGCTTCTAGATagaaatcaagaccagataaacaatgtAACTAGACCtacaacccctaaggaaatagaaacagtcattaaaagtctcccaacccaaaAAAAGCCCatgaccagatggtttcagcacagaattctaccagaatttcaaagaagagctaacaccaatactcttcaaattgttccatgcatcagaaatagaaagaacattaccaatatctttttatgaggctatagttaccctgatacccaaaccacacaaagatgcaacaaagaaagagaattacagactgatctccctcatgaacactaatgcaaaaatactcaataaaatactggcaaaccaaatccaagaacacatcaaaaaaatcacacaccatgatcaagtaggcttcatctcagagatgtatggatggttcaacataggaaaatctgtcaatgtaatacaccatataaacaaactgaaagagaaaaaaaccgcatgatcatctcattagatactgaaaaagccttcaacaaaatccaacatcccttcaggATAAAGGTCTTATagagatcaggaatataaggcacatacctaaacataataaaggcaatttacagcaagctgacagccaacatcacattaaatggagagaaactcaaagcaattccactaaaatcaggaacaagataaggctgcCCACTCTCTCGTATCTTTTCAATATAGCATTCCAAATTCTCCTGCTCTTGACTCCTAAATGCTGAGGTTACACTCATGTGCCAGCATGTCTAGCTCTGCTAAAGGGTTTTCAAATGCCTAGGTCAGGCAAAGAAACTGAAACCACACAAAGAGTATGTTTAAAAGGCAGAGCAGAAGACCAAGATGGCCGCGAGAATATCCGCCTTCCTTAAGAATGCCTGGGCGAACCAGCCGGTGCTAGTGGTGTCCTTCTCTATCTGGGGTCTCGCTATAATTATGCCCATAATCAGCCCCTATACCAAGTATGCTGGCATGATCAACAGAGTCACACCCTACACCTACCCAGTGCCTGTACGAGATAATGGGAACATGCCGGATGTGCCCAGCCACCCCCAGGACCCTCAGGGCCCAAGTCTGGAATGGCTGAAGAACCTGTGAATACTCCTGCTGATGGAAGAGGCCCCCTTCCCTGTTGCCcccaataaaaatgtgaaaaccaaaaaaaaaaaaaaaaaggcagagcagTGCTTGCCTTTAAAATATAGCATAAAGTGTACTTTAAAATAAGGCCACTTTTGTTTCTCATAAATTAGCATGCCTTTTGCTTTAGAAATTTCGTTTATTATGGGCTTAGACTATTTATTTCTGTGACTGtcaagaaacaaaaaagggaaactTGATAAGAATGATGGTTGATGAATCACTCTTATCTCAGTCAACTTCTGCTGTGCAATACAAAGAACAGAATTCCTTGTTTCTGGCTTTGAGTCATTCTTCTGACAAGATGACGAAGCTCTGTCTGCTCAGACATTCATTCTCTTTCTGAAGTTAATCTGTATTTATTCTCCAgtctaaaaaaaatctttgatataaacaccaaaaacaaacaaacaaaaaagactgtcAGTCTAATGAGCCCTTCTTTCAAGATTTTAAAGAAAGGTAGATTACCATGGACAGTTGTTTTATAGATAGGTTTACTGATCTAAATGGAAAAAGAATGATTGCTAAACTCACTTTCCTCAGAACACAGTGTCACTAAATCTCAGAACATGGAGCAAATCTCAGAAAAAATTACTCATTTTCTTATCTATACCATATACTGTATATTGTAACTAGCCATTATTTACTGTGGTCCCAGCAGGAAGTATGTATTTCTCCATACTTCTTTTTGTGTGGCTTCTCCAGCTCCTGTATGTACTCATGATTGTTCAGAGGAGATTGGGGGACTGACAGTGTGTGTCTCAGGTTTGCTGGCTTTATTTGAGCTACTTCATCAAGAATCTTTTCAATCTTAGATGCCTCAAAGGAGACAtctgtcctcctctctcctctgaaCAGATTGCCATTACCTTAAAATCATTTTATGCATATTCTGGTCTAGCAAATATAAGGCTTACCCTCTTGGTGCCATGCTTGACTGAGAAAGGCATGTataacagaaataagaaaaggccACCTAGGAATTTTTGAAATTCATTATCATAGATTTCTCATTGACTGGAAAAAAtatctcaaaaccacagtaaaaaACTGAAGTGTGTCCATTATATTATCCATGGACAGGAACTAGTTATGGGAAAATGTAAGTGATCTTGGCATTGCTTTCACATTGCAAACACGTATGCAAAGCATACCTTTCATGAAGAGCCGAGGGTGGGGATGGATATGATCTTGATGGACACAATAGAACCTTCAAAGAGGATGAGATAGAGAGGGatgttgttggagttttcctggtcctgcctggcccatagtcaggacaaatctctttcacctgccagtcccacagctgctcagacccaaccaagtaaacatacagagacttatattgcttacaaactgtatgaccatagcaggcttcttgttatctagttcatctatcttaaattaactcatttctgtagctggagagttttctctccaggtcccaccaaaccccagccatccgacagcccacttataaaataaacacacagatgcttatattatttaaactggcctaatggctcaggcttctagctatctagttctttcatcttaaattaatccatttctgtaaatctgtaccttgccacgtggcttgtggcttaccggcgtcttcacatgctgcttgtcatggtgactggcagtgtctcccttcccttcctgtttcctcaattctcctctctgttagtcccgcctatacttcctgcctggccactggacaatcagtgttttatttattgaccaatcagagcaatttgacatacagaccttcccacagcacatttctataaatctataccttgccacatgccttgtggctcaccggcatcttcacatgttgcttgtcctggcggtggctggcagtgtctccccttcagctttcctgttaccagaattctcttctctgcttgttctgcctatacttcctgcttggctactggccaatcagcattttatttatgcagagcaatatccacagcagagggATGTGTTTAGAATATTTGAGATAAATAGCTTGATAACATTGATGTGACACCTACACATTCTCTCTAGAGCTAAAACAATACAAAGATCATATTCTATTATATTTAGATGTCAAAATGATGCTCAACATcacaaaaatgcaaaacaaacccACAATAAGATACCATATCACAATCAGTATGAGAGCCGTtattaaaagcaaa is part of the Peromyscus eremicus chromosome 6, PerEre_H2_v1, whole genome shotgun sequence genome and encodes:
- the LOC131912630 gene encoding NADH dehydrogenase [ubiquinone] 1 alpha subcomplex subunit 3-like — translated: MAARISAFLKNAWANQPVLVVSFSIWGLAIIMPIISPYTKYAGMINRVTPYTYPVPVRDNGNMPDVPSHPQDPQGPSLEWLKNL